The Natronolimnobius baerhuensis DNA segment GTGAGCGATGAATCGGTTTAGGAGACGACGCACCGTCGGCACTGCAGCGAGTTCGCCACGTCGGTCGAGCACCCAAACATACAGGACGAGCCCTTGCACGACGAACACGTTCGCCACGAGGAAAAACAGCGCTTCCTCGAGCGGGAGGCCGGCGAGTCCGATCCCGATTGTGTGCGCGTCAGAGATCATCCAGATTCCGAGCGAGATGGCGATCCAGTCGGCGACCCACAGGTAGAGAGTCGGGATGCCAACCGCGAGCAGTACCTGCCGGCGCTCCCGGAGGAGATAGGTGAGACCAAACCCCCACTGAATCGCGAGAATCGGGCCAGCCCAGAAGAGGATTGAGCCGAGGTAGAACGTCGCCGTCGTTCCCAGCAGCACCCACCCGGCGGCGCAGATCCCTAGCCCGGCCAGCACGCCGGCGATCCGATGGCTCGCGGGAAGCCGAAGTGACATATCGGAGACCTCCAGAAACTGGAACAGCCAGCACGCCGTCAGCGTTGTCTGGAGGATGAAAAAGAGGTACTCCTCGAGCGGCGTGTGCCAGATCGTCGCGAGAACGGCCCCCTCGCCGTACCACCAGACGCCTTCGGGGACCATGGCGTTCGTCCAGGGGGTGGTGTAGGCGACTGCAAGGAAGACGAGAATAACAAGCCCGGAGGCTGCCCCGCGGTCCCACCGCGCCCGGTTGCGCCGAATTGCTAGCCAGCCGAGGACGAGGATCGGCGGTATGGTGAACACGAGGTGAAACTGCAGGTACGTCAACAGGGGCGTCATCGTCGGAAACTGATGGTAGAACTGGTAACAGAACACTCCCACACGAGTACAAGGTCACAGTCCCTATCAGTCATCGGCGGGGACACCAACGCCCCTCAGCGTGGAGCCGTAGTCGGCGTCGGCGGTGATCGTGTCGGGTTCGTTGACGGCGTACAGCACGATCAGCACGGTGACGATGTACTTCGTGATGATGTCCAACACGCTGTAGCCCCAGGAGGTCATCCAGACCTCGAGTAGGGCAAAGCCCTCGACGCCGAGCGCCCAGAGGACTGGGTAGCCGAACCAGCCGACGACGGTGAGTATCTTCAGCGTGTTAAACAGGTCCGCGGTCCCGGTCCGTTCAGATTCGCGGCTCCAGTCAACCATGATGACGTAGACGATCACCAGGAAGAAACTCGTACTGAGCACGAACCACCACCAGCGCATGAGGTACGAGGACGTGGTCAGTGCCGCAGCGAGGCCGGTGACACACATCGCGATTGTCATCGCGACCGTCGTCGTGATCTTCGTCAAATTCGAGCCAGCGATCATTCCGAGGACAATCAGGATGAACGGCGTCGAGAACGCCCAAGTGAGGTACCGACCCCACATCGTGAGTACTTCATCGCCCGCGAGAGGATGCCCGGTGGGCATCTCGACGAAACTCAACGTCAGCCCCGACATGAGGCCCGTGTAACTCGAGATCGAGACCACCGAGATCAGCATCGTTGCAACGATAATCAGTTTCGCGCGTGGGTCAGTAACCCCCCGGGCCATCGCGACAATAAAAAGAATCGTCAGGCCCGCAAGGGCGATATTCGACACAAACGAGAGCGTGAGTAGCGTATCGTCAAGCACGAACTCGAAGATCTCTCGCTGGGTTTCGGGTGTCTGCATCAAACTGTCCTGTCCGGTCGCTGCCAGTAAACTGATCGTATTCATGAGTTCGTTGTCAGATTGGGGACCCAACCGACCAGAACAACGTTCCATACTGGTAAGGTATCGTCACCAGCGAATACAGGGATCGCGATCAGATATGTGGACTCGAATGGGGGGAGACAGGGGCATCAGCCGTCCCCGCACCATCGCTTCTTTCACCTGGGAACATGAGGAAAGGGCTGCACAACAGCAGGCTGAGCGGATGCAGTCATGAGGGCCAAACTGAGTTGCAAGTCTCGCGCTCGTCCCGTTACGTTTTACCCCCACCAGCCCGAATCGTGGTGCAATGACTGCCCAGACCGTCCAGCAGGGCGACCTCGTGACCGTCATCGGCCTCGAGGTCCACGTCCAACTGGAGACTGACACGAAAATCTTCTGTGGCTGCTCGACTGACCAGACCGACGAGCCAAACGAGAACGTCTGTCCGGTCTGTCTCGGATTGCCCGGCGCGTTGCCCGTCCTGAACGAAGGGGCCGTCGAGGCCGCCGTCAAAATCGGCAAGGCCATCGACGCCGACATCCCCGAAGAGACCCGCTTCCATCGGAAGAATTACTACTACCCCGACCTGCCCAAGAACTTCCAGATTACCCAATACGACGAGCCGATCTGTCAGGAAGGAGAACTCGAGGTCTCGGTCGAGGGCGAGCGCCGAACGATTACCGTCGAGCGCGCCCATCTCGAGGAGGACCCGGGAAGCCTCCAACACGTCGGCGGCGGAATCGACACTGCCGACTACACCTTGGTCGACTACAACCGCGCGGGGACGCCGCTGATGGAAATCGTCACCGCACCCGACTTCCGCAGTCCCGACGAAGTCCGTGCGTTCCTCGACGAACTCGAGGAAGTGCTCGAGTACCTGAGCGTGTTCAACGCCGAGCGCGACGGCAGCCTGCGGATCGACGCCAACCTCTCGATAATTCCGGAAGACGAAATCGAGAGCAACGACGTCGACGAGATCGGCGCGGACGCGCTCGCGGCCGCCAACCGAACGGAAGTCAAGAACATCTCGAGTCACAAAGGAGCGGAAAAAGCGCTGGCGTACGAGGAAACCCGCCAGAAAAACGCCATCCAGCGCGGCCGTGCAGTCGAACAGGAGACCCGCCACTGGGACGAGAGTCGTGGGATCACAGTCTCGATGCGCTCGAAAGAGGAGGAAAAAGACTATCGCTACTTCGAGGAGGCTGATCTCCCGCCGCTTCGCGTTTCGGGCTGGAAAGACAAGATCGACATTCCGGAACTGCCCTCCGCGCGACGCGAGCGCTTCCAGGACGAGTACGACCTGAGCGAGGAAGCCGCCTCGAAACTCACCTCGACGAAGCAGGTCGCAGACTTCTACGAGGACATCGCCAGCGAGTTCGACCCCGACCTCGCCGCGACGTGGGTCGCGGACAACCTGCTCGGGGAACTCAACTACCGCGACATGGAAATTACGGACCTCGAGGGTCGACTCGAGGAGGTTACCCGCCTTGTCGAACTCGTCGCGACGGACGAGATTACGGCGAAAAACGCCCGCGAAACGGTGCTTCGCGGGATGCTTGATGACGACGCGGAACCGGACGACATCGTTGAGGCCGAGGATCTGGGCAAGACCGACGAAGGCGAGGTCCAGCAGGCCGTTGTCGACGCAATCGACGAGAACCCAGACGCTGTCGACGACTACGAATCCGGCGACGACGGCGCGATCAACTTCCTCGTCGGCCAGGTCATGCAAAAGACCGGCGGGAGCGCAGATCCCGGTGACGTGAACCAGTTATTGCGCGCCGAACTCGAGGAGTAGAACCAAGCGACGCCGTCCGAACCAACGAGAGAGGTGGGTTTCGGTTTTCTTCACAGAGACATTCGCAGCGGCACAGGCAGCGTGTTACTTTTAGGGTGTATTCGTGGTAGAATGCGCGCCGTTCTGGAGGGCCGATGGAGGCAACGCGGGTGAGTCCGAGTCGGCGACCCGAACGGTGACCGATGGTGATCACAATGGCGACAGATAAGATAGCACTCGTTCGACGAGATCCGGAGGAGGTATGGACGGAGGGCAACCTCGAGACGATAGACGAGATCTTCGCGGCGGATTTCGTCCTGCACGATCCGTCTTCGGCTGACGACTCGAAGGGGCGAGACGAGTACAGAGCGTACGTCGAAGCCTATCGGGAGGCGTTCCCGGACGTGGAATACGAGGTCGAACACGTACTTGCCGAGGACGATACCGTCGCACTGCGATACACCGCACACGGCACTCACGACGGCGAGTTCATGGGCCTGGAACCAACCGGTGACCAGGTCTCCGTTTCGGGCATGGAAATGTATCGAATCGAAGACGAACAAATCGCCGAAATGTGGACGAGTTACGACGCGCTGGGGCTGTTTCAGGAACTCGGTGTCGTCCCTCCGCTTGAGGATCTCGGCGAGAGCGCCGATCCAGCGTAATCTATCCGGTAGCGGAAACTCCGATCGAATGACCCCGCGAATTATGGGCGAGTGACGAGTGGGGGTCCGATATGGACCGGATCACGCTGGGTAACGAGGAGTTCGAGGGGAACAACAACACCTACGTCCTCGCCGGCGACAGCGCAGACGGCGATGGCGGTTCGCTCGCGCTCGTCGACACCGGCATTGCAACGCCAGACTGTCGGGCCGACCTCCGCGAGGGACTGGCCGAACGCGGCTACGAGTTTGCGGATATTGATGCCATCGTGCTCACTCACTTTCATCCCGACCACAGCGGACTGGCCGGCGAGATTCAAGCCGAAAGCGATGCGACAGTGTACGTCCACGCGGCCGACGCGCCCCTCGTCGCACAGGACACAGACGCCACAGCGGCCTTCGACCAGCGCCGCCGCGACGCCCTCGAGCAGTGGGGCCTTCCCGCTGCCCCAAAAGCGGAACTACTCGCCTTTCTCGAGGCCGCAGATGGAATCCAGGGCGAGCCCGCAGACGTGACGCCGATCGAAGACGGCGACGTGCTCGAGGTCGGCGGGCACCGACTCGAGACGGTGCATGCGCCGGGTCACGCAGCGGGACTGTGCTGGTTCGAGATTTCGGACGGCGCTGAAAGCGACGCCACCGAGGCGTTCGTCGGCGACACCATCCTGCCGGTCTACACGCCGAACGTCGGCGGCGCAGATGTTCGGGTCGAGCGCCCGCTCGAGCAGTATCTCGACACGCTCGAGCGACTCGTCGTACGCGACTACGACCGCGTCTGGCCCGGCCATCGCGACCCGATCGAGGAGCCGAGCGAGCGCGCGCGAACGATCGCCGCCCACCACCGCGAGCGGACCGAAAACGTCCTCGAGGTGCTCGCCGATCACGGGCCGGCGGATCCGTGGACGGTCAGCGCCCACCTCTTTGGCGATCTCGAGGGAATCCACATTTTCCACGGACCGGGCGAGGCGTACGCCCACCTGGATCATCTCTCTCAGGAAGGAGTTCTCGACCTCGAGGGCGGTGAGTACCGGCTGACGGTCGACCTCGAGCGCGTCGACCTCGATGCGGTGTTGCCGTCGATCACCGATTCGACGTGAGCGCCTAAAGCGAGCGTAGGCGCTCGAGGTCGTCCGCGTCGTGTCCGCAGATGACGGTCGCGTCCCGTCGGCGCTCGAGATCCTGCACTCGTTGCAGGCTCTCAAACCAGTCGCGCTTGCTCCAGAGCAGGCCACCGCCCATCGGCCGTTCGTCGTCGTAGTTCGCCCGCGTGTAGGCCTGATCGCCAGCGAGAATCACGGTTCCTGCGCCCGCGTCCTCGAGTTCGAGGACGACGCCGAGCAAGCCGGGTGTGTGCCCGGGGAGACGGACGAACTCGAGGCCGTCGAACCCGTGTGCGCGCTCGCCGTGGACGATTTCCCACTCGAGATCATGATCGAAGTCCGCAGCGAGGTAGGCGATATCGGCGTCCGCGGCGTCGGTTTTCGCGCTGTAGTAGGCGTATTTGAGTTCGCGTTCGTGGACGTAAATCGGCGTCTCAGTCCCAGCGAAGGTCTCGAGGCCGCCGGCGTGATCGAGATGCAGGTGAGACTGGATGACGTAATCGATCTCAGAGATAGCGTAGCCGGCGTCGGCGAGGTCGTCCTCGAGCGGCCGCAGGCCGGTGTGTTCGAAGGCGTCGTACAGCGATGCGGGCCAGTGACCGTCGGCCGCGTCGGGATGGGAGCCGGTGTCCCACAGGATCGTTCCGTCGGGGTGGTCGATCACCACGTTGTACACCGGCGCGGTCTCTACCTCGGCGTCCGGGTTCGGTTCACTCGCAGTCGCGAGGCTCGCTCCCTCACGGAGGTTGTTCACGTCGGCAGTGATCGTTCCGCGCTCAATCGGCGTCAGACTCGCATCGACCATAGCGAACACTCGACAACGATTGTATAGTCAGTGGCGGTCTCGGCCGGCCTCGCTCTCGAGCAGTTGGCAATGCCGGCCATAGCACTATTCCACAGCTCGGTGACGTGTCCGTATGGTCAGACTCTCGAGTGGCGTCATCCTCGTTGGTGTCGTCTTCCTGTTCATTCCGATCCCGCCGATTGCAACGATAGCTGGTATCCTCACGATACTCGCTGGAATCGCGCTTCGGTTCCTGTTCGATCTGTAACGATCAGGCAGGGTCGAGTCGGTGCTTCTCAGACAGCCGTTAGGTTGACGGCTTTTAGGACTGGTCCACGAAGGCCACGTATGGAGTCGACGCCCCAAGTTGTCATCGTTGGTGGAGGACTGGCCGGACTCGTCACAGCGCGGCATCTCGCTGGCGGCGGCGTTGACGTGACCCTTCTCGAGGCCCGCGAGACGGTTGGCGGCCGCGTTCGGACGACCGAGCGCGACGGCTATCGCTTCGACCGGGGCTTTCAGGTGCTGTTTACCGCCTACCCAGCAGTCAGGCGAGAACTCGACCTCGAGGCGCTCGACCTCCGACCCTTTTCTCCGGGGGCAACAATCGCAAAGCCGAACCATCGCTCGACGCTTTCGGATCCGCTGCGTGAGCCACGAACCGCACTCGATACGCTGTTCAACCCAGATATTACGCTCGGGGACAAACATCGCGTCCTCTCACTGTGGCGAGACCTCCGCGGGCGCGACCCAGCCGCGGTGTTCGCCGGCGACCGCGACGACGCGGACACCACGATTGCACAGTTCCTTCGCGAGCGGGGCTTTTCCGAGCAGTTCCTCGAGAATTTTATTGGCCCGTTCTACGGCGGGATTACCCTCGACCGGACGCTCGGAACCTCGAGTCGCGTCTTCGAGTACACGTTCGGCGCGCTCGCGTCGGGGTCGATAGCCGTCCCCGCGGCGGGAATGGAAGCGATTCCAACCCAACTCGCCGACCACGCGCGGACGGAGGGCGCAACGCTCGAGACCGGCCTCGAGGTCGAATCGGTCGAGAGCGAGGATGGCGGGGCTGTCGTAACGGGCGTAACTGACGGCGACGCAACCGAGTACGAGGCCGACGCGGTCGTCGTCGCGACCGATCCGCCGACGGCAGCAGCACTCACAGATGTGACGGGAATCCCAACCGACAGTCAGGCTTGCGTGACCCAGTACTACCGCCTGCCCGGGCTGACTGAGTTCGAGAACGACCGTCGCCTCCTGTTGAACGCGACTGCGGAGGGGCCGAACCACGTCGTTCCACACAGCGCCGTTGCCCCCGAGTACGCGCCCGACGACGAGACGCTGCTCAGTGCGACCTACCTCGGCGAACGTGAGGAAAGCGACGAAGAACTCGAGGATCTCACTCGCGAGACGCTCGCCTCGTGGTACCCTGAGCGTGTGTTCGATGGCCTCGAGCGCCTGCATACCGACCGGATCGACTTCGCACAGTTTTCTCAGCCGCCGGGGATCTACGAGCAGTTGCCCGACGTGCGTGACCCCGACGGGCCGGTGTATCTGGCTGGCGACTACACCCGCTGGTCGTCGATCCAGGGCGCGATGGAAAGCGGCCGGCAGGCGGCGCAGGCAGTGCTCGAGGATCTGTCCGGATAGCGAGGACGGGTGGTCAGTGCCTGTCAGCTACGGTGCCTGTCGACAGCGAGGGGACAACGAAGACGCCCATCCCAAAGAGGAGGTAGCTCGCGGGGTCGGGCTCTGGGACTGGCTCGAGCGCCGCGGTCACGATGAGAGCGAGCGCGATGAGGACGAACGCGCGGTAGCCGGCCCGGTAGTGACGGTGACGGCGCTGCTCGTCGAATCGAAGCTGTCCGCGGCGGGCGGCGACGACCTGCCACGCGCCGGCAGTAGCCATGAGTCCTGCAACGAGGAAGACGGGGAGTAGCCGCGTCCACGCGTGCCCGTCAGTGATGTTGAGGGCCGTGAACCCGACCGCGAGGACAACACCGGTTGCGACCAGCACCCAGCCGGTTCGATGCTGCTGGGAGAGCGTCGAGGGTGGGGTCAACAGACGCATACGTGGAATTTTCTTCTGTTAACACTAATACAGTTTATGATTGGCTGATACGCTGACAAATATCGACTGCCCCACTCTCCTCGAGATCGACGACAAGCGTCGTCTCCTTAAGCGAGATGGTGACCCTAGCTTTGCCATCCTCGAGAAGTTCGACATCGCTCAGTTGGACTAGCGACAGCGAGCCGAGCTGGGTCGCCGGCGGCTCGAGGTCGTGGGCGGCGTACAGGTGGCGGACAGCGGGATGGGAGACGAGTAAGTCGGGAATCGGAATCGGGTACGACATCCAGCAGGCCTCGCAGGCGGCTCTCGCGTAGACGGTGTCGTACTGGAGCGTGAATTCGGGGACCGACTCGTGTGGAAAGGAGAACGTGGCTGGTCCCCAACAATAGGGACAGACGCCGCGACGAAGTGAGTCGACGTGAGCCGCATGTCGTCGAAGCACGAGGTCGACAAGCGTCTCGAGGGACTGGTGAGATGCAGCGATTGGCGGGACGGGATACCCCATCGAGACGCCGTGGTCGGGACAGGACAGCGTCAGCAGGTGTTCGTGATGGCGAGCGAGGAGCGACGCTTCGCAGTGGGGACAAGACGCGTCGATAGTCGTCTCGCGAGTCGTCGCATCGGCGTAGATCCCGGATCGGATCGCAGTGACGACCTCGAGCGCGGCGATGGTCGGGCGGTACTGTTCGCGTTCCTTGACGACGAACTCCTCCTGAAGCTTTCCGAGGTGGTAGCTGAACCGGCTCGTATCATCGATGTCGACCAGGTCGTAGAGGGCGGAAAACGAAAGCCAACCGGTCGCCCACGCCTCGTCGTAATGGTCGGCCAGTTCGAACAGGATCTCGAGTCGCGTTTCGTCACCCAGGGCCGCGTAGGCGTCGTCGGGGACGGAATATTCCGAAGTCACGTCTTGTCGTCTCGCACCCGGTCCGAATAATCGTTGGGAACCTGTCAAACACCCAACTTAAATGTCATACAGGTAACAGTTATTGAGTCGGCTCCCAACGGCTCGACCATGGGTGAAACGACCCAACAGCGTGGAGGTATCGACGCTCAAACTGACCGATCCGGGCGCACTCGAGCGCTGGCTATCGTCGCGGGGCTCAGTGTCGCAGCAGTGGGTGCGAACACCGCTGCCAGTTTCCTTGCGGTGCAGTTGCAGTTCATTGGCGGTGATGGACTGACGTTCGCACTCAATCTGCTCGCGGTGCAGTTGTCATTTCTCGTCGTTGGCGTCGGCTACCTATGGTTCCGGCCGGCGATTACCGTGTCAGTTCGGTGGCCAACTCGAGACGAACTGGCCGTTGCCTTTGCCGGGCTCGTAGCCGGACTTGTCGCCGTGTCACTCTCGTTTGTTAGCAGCGACGTAGTGGTTCCCTCCCTCGAGTTGTGGCCCCATTTCTCGGCATATTCGGGATACAACGCCTCATCAGTGACCATGGTGCTCGTCGGAGCAGTGTTGTCGCTGCTAGTCATCGGCCCCGTCGAAGAGTTTCTCTTTCGCGGTGTAATCCAGGGTCGACTACGCGCGGTGTTCGGGCCGGTCGCGGCCATTGGCCTCGCGAGTTTCGTCTTTGCATTCTTTCACTTCTATCTGATCCTCCTGCTTGAGGTCCCCGCCGCGGTCATCGCCCACATGCTCGTCTACTACACAGTAATGGGCGCGATTTTCGGCGTGACCTACGAACGAACGGGGACACTCGTCGTTCCAGCGCTGGTCCACGGCGCGTTCAACGCTGTCCTCTTTCTCAGCGCAGTTCCATTCGCCTAGAGAAAGCGACGGCACTCACCCAGCGGCGGAAACCACAGCGGCGCTTCCTGCCCGTCATCCCAGACCGCCGGGTAGAACGCGTCCGCGTCGGTCACCAGCGGCGACTGGAAGTCTCGAGCGCGCATCCGGTTGACCGTCGCGCCGCCGGCGAGTCGCGTGAACGCGGGGAGTACGAGCACGTCCGCGCCGTCGTAGACGCCGGGACCGTAGAGAACGCAGGGTCGCTTTCGGCCGTCGATTGCGAGTGCGGGATGGTCGTGGCCGATGACGTAACGCTCGACGTCATCGTAAATTGTGGGTTCTTCGTGGCCGTGACAGACGACCGTCTCGCCGTCTGGGAGTCGGTATTCAGGACTCGTTTCGCCGTCGAACACTGACTCGAGCATCGTATCGTGATTACCTGGCGTGACGACCAGCGACGCGCCGGCCTCAGCAATGGTCGACTCGAGGGCCTCGAGATCCCGGGCGACCCTGAGCGGGACGCGGTCGAACGCGTGCAACAGGTCGCCGGCGACGACGACCGTGTCCGGTTCGGTCTGTGCGAGCAGCGAGGCGAGACGGTTCTGTGCGTCGCTACCGTCGTCGATAGGTGCCTCGACGCGCGAGGTCTCGGCGCGGCCGAGGTGCAGGTCGGCGAGAAGCAGGGTGTCGGCGGCCGGGACGTATGCAGCGCGCTCGAGCGGGGAAAACGGTACCTCGACATCGACGGCGGGAGTCACTGTTTCGGCGGGTCGGCGGGGTCCTCAGAGCTGGCGTCCGCATCGGCGGCCGTCTCTGCGCCGGCGGCTCCCGTTCCGTAGCCGTCGGGACGGAACTCGGACTTATCGAGTGCGTCAAAGAGGTCGTACTCGGTCCCGGTCAGGACGTAGAGCACTTCCTCGAGCGGGGCGAGCACCTCGGGAACGATTTTGACGACGAGGTAGGTGATGCCGACGAGGGCGACGACGGAGAGTGACTGGGCGATGTAGTTGTGGGCGACCAGATAGGAGACGCGGTTGGGATCTGCGCCCATGTAGGTCGTCATCAGGGAGACAAGCCAGTCCTGCTGGAACCAGCCCCAGGGAGAGGCAAGGCCGATGAAGACGTTCCGGACGAGGTTGAGGAACCAGATGACGCCGATTGCGAGCGCAAACGCGGTCAGTTTACGCTTCAGCGGTGCCGAGACGGAGGCGACGAGTCCGCCGAAAATTGCCATGCTGCCGATGCCAGTACAGGCAAGGATAATGTAGGTCGTGCGACCGGTGACCGTCTCGTCGGGATCGAAGTCAAAGCGGCTCTGATAGCCGTTTGCGCCCTCGTTGATGCCGGGGCTGTGGCCGAACAGTTCCATGCCGTAATGGGTCTGGACGGCCGTCGTCTCGATCAGCCACGTTCGGACCATCGGAATCGTCTCGACGGGGAGGTAGATCACACCCATGAGCGCAACGGCTTTCGTCAGCACGAACAGCGAGGCCCGACCCTGAAAGAGCAGATAGCCGACGTAGGCACACAGCGGCAGCGCAACCGTCGCCAGAATCGTCTGCAAGGGACTCTGTATCTCACCGTAGTAGTACGGCACCATCGTCAGCCAAAACACGCCGAACAGAACCCATGCCAATGCGCCGGTCCCGCGGGCCAGATCGCGTTCGTCTCGCCACTGCAACACGAGCGCGAGCAGGAACGACCCAATCGCAAGCCACGCAAGCGCGTCCGTGAATCCAATACCGAGATCCGACACGAACGCCACCTGCCCGGCATGCTCGAGGCCGATGCCCGGGCGGCTCCCGGCCATCGAAAGTGGAGACGGCATACTCAAGCAAAACCCATGAACGCGTCGGCTATCAACTTGACGCCTTGGCGACGACAGACCGACGATGTGGGGGACCGCTGCGAAACAGTTAAGTTGATTGTGGGCTATGATAACAATGAACATGGCTTCCAGTGAACTGTCCGCCGGTACACCGCTAGGTCGCTCGCTGACCGTCGAGCGCGTCGATACAGCACCGACAGCGGCCCCAATCCGTCACGTCGACGAGCTCAACCCCGAGACGTTCGAAGCGTTCTATGAGTTGGTCACAGCGGACGTGCCACTACAAGCGGGTGAGAGTGGCCTCGAGCCAGGCGAAATCATAGTCTTCACCGACTACTTCCGGGTCGAAGCACGCTGAGGCGGCGCTGACAGTTCCAGCCAACCGGCAGTATCGAAGCCGTTTTCCCCAGTGCGTTCGTTCCTACGGACATGAACGGCGGTAGTGACATGACCCTCGCGTTCGAACTCGAGGCACTGAAAGAGGTTGCCTCGCCCGAGAACGTCTTCGAAGACGCCAGAGGCTGGACCGAATACATCGGTGTCGTCTCAGAGAAACCGACCTACGTCGTAACGAATTTCACGCGGAAAAACCGCATCCGACAGGATTTCTTCTCCGGCCCGCGGGGCAAAGCAGAGAGTCTCGAGGGTGTCAAAGACCAGTTCCAGACCGACCGCTACGTCTACGTCGGTGTCACCGACGAGGACGAACAGTTAGCCGAACAGGTCGACTGGGAGTATCTGGACGTCGAAGACGCAGCGGAGGCAGCAGACTGGATTCTGGCTGCAAGTGTTGATGACGGTGAAGACGACGCCGAACCGG contains these protein-coding regions:
- a CDS encoding lycopene cyclase domain-containing protein; its protein translation is MTPLLTYLQFHLVFTIPPILVLGWLAIRRNRARWDRGAASGLVILVFLAVAYTTPWTNAMVPEGVWWYGEGAVLATIWHTPLEEYLFFILQTTLTACWLFQFLEVSDMSLRLPASHRIAGVLAGLGICAAGWVLLGTTATFYLGSILFWAGPILAIQWGFGLTYLLRERRQVLLAVGIPTLYLWVADWIAISLGIWMISDAHTIGIGLAGLPLEEALFFLVANVFVVQGLVLYVWVLDRRGELAAVPTVRRLLNRFIAHSTDG
- a CDS encoding bacteriorhodopsin, which translates into the protein MQTPETQREIFEFVLDDTLLTLSFVSNIALAGLTILFIVAMARGVTDPRAKLIIVATMLISVVSISSYTGLMSGLTLSFVEMPTGHPLAGDEVLTMWGRYLTWAFSTPFILIVLGMIAGSNLTKITTTVAMTIAMCVTGLAAALTTSSYLMRWWWFVLSTSFFLVIVYVIMVDWSRESERTGTADLFNTLKILTVVGWFGYPVLWALGVEGFALLEVWMTSWGYSVLDIITKYIVTVLIVLYAVNEPDTITADADYGSTLRGVGVPADD
- the gatB gene encoding Asp-tRNA(Asn)/Glu-tRNA(Gln) amidotransferase subunit GatB; translated protein: MTAQTVQQGDLVTVIGLEVHVQLETDTKIFCGCSTDQTDEPNENVCPVCLGLPGALPVLNEGAVEAAVKIGKAIDADIPEETRFHRKNYYYPDLPKNFQITQYDEPICQEGELEVSVEGERRTITVERAHLEEDPGSLQHVGGGIDTADYTLVDYNRAGTPLMEIVTAPDFRSPDEVRAFLDELEEVLEYLSVFNAERDGSLRIDANLSIIPEDEIESNDVDEIGADALAAANRTEVKNISSHKGAEKALAYEETRQKNAIQRGRAVEQETRHWDESRGITVSMRSKEEEKDYRYFEEADLPPLRVSGWKDKIDIPELPSARRERFQDEYDLSEEAASKLTSTKQVADFYEDIASEFDPDLAATWVADNLLGELNYRDMEITDLEGRLEEVTRLVELVATDEITAKNARETVLRGMLDDDAEPDDIVEAEDLGKTDEGEVQQAVVDAIDENPDAVDDYESGDDGAINFLVGQVMQKTGGSADPGDVNQLLRAELEE
- a CDS encoding ester cyclase, which encodes MATDKIALVRRDPEEVWTEGNLETIDEIFAADFVLHDPSSADDSKGRDEYRAYVEAYREAFPDVEYEVEHVLAEDDTVALRYTAHGTHDGEFMGLEPTGDQVSVSGMEMYRIEDEQIAEMWTSYDALGLFQELGVVPPLEDLGESADPA
- a CDS encoding MBL fold metallo-hydrolase gives rise to the protein MDRITLGNEEFEGNNNTYVLAGDSADGDGGSLALVDTGIATPDCRADLREGLAERGYEFADIDAIVLTHFHPDHSGLAGEIQAESDATVYVHAADAPLVAQDTDATAAFDQRRRDALEQWGLPAAPKAELLAFLEAADGIQGEPADVTPIEDGDVLEVGGHRLETVHAPGHAAGLCWFEISDGAESDATEAFVGDTILPVYTPNVGGADVRVERPLEQYLDTLERLVVRDYDRVWPGHRDPIEEPSERARTIAAHHRERTENVLEVLADHGPADPWTVSAHLFGDLEGIHIFHGPGEAYAHLDHLSQEGVLDLEGGEYRLTVDLERVDLDAVLPSITDST
- a CDS encoding N-acyl homoserine lactonase family protein, with product MVDASLTPIERGTITADVNNLREGASLATASEPNPDAEVETAPVYNVVIDHPDGTILWDTGSHPDAADGHWPASLYDAFEHTGLRPLEDDLADAGYAISEIDYVIQSHLHLDHAGGLETFAGTETPIYVHERELKYAYYSAKTDAADADIAYLAADFDHDLEWEIVHGERAHGFDGLEFVRLPGHTPGLLGVVLELEDAGAGTVILAGDQAYTRANYDDERPMGGGLLWSKRDWFESLQRVQDLERRRDATVICGHDADDLERLRSL
- a CDS encoding NAD(P)/FAD-dependent oxidoreductase, which produces MESTPQVVIVGGGLAGLVTARHLAGGGVDVTLLEARETVGGRVRTTERDGYRFDRGFQVLFTAYPAVRRELDLEALDLRPFSPGATIAKPNHRSTLSDPLREPRTALDTLFNPDITLGDKHRVLSLWRDLRGRDPAAVFAGDRDDADTTIAQFLRERGFSEQFLENFIGPFYGGITLDRTLGTSSRVFEYTFGALASGSIAVPAAGMEAIPTQLADHARTEGATLETGLEVESVESEDGGAVVTGVTDGDATEYEADAVVVATDPPTAAALTDVTGIPTDSQACVTQYYRLPGLTEFENDRRLLLNATAEGPNHVVPHSAVAPEYAPDDETLLSATYLGEREESDEELEDLTRETLASWYPERVFDGLERLHTDRIDFAQFSQPPGIYEQLPDVRDPDGPVYLAGDYTRWSSIQGAMESGRQAAQAVLEDLSG
- a CDS encoding winged helix-turn-helix domain-containing protein translates to MTSEYSVPDDAYAALGDETRLEILFELADHYDEAWATGWLSFSALYDLVDIDDTSRFSYHLGKLQEEFVVKEREQYRPTIAALEVVTAIRSGIYADATTRETTIDASCPHCEASLLARHHEHLLTLSCPDHGVSMGYPVPPIAASHQSLETLVDLVLRRHAAHVDSLRRGVCPYCWGPATFSFPHESVPEFTLQYDTVYARAACEACWMSYPIPIPDLLVSHPAVRHLYAAHDLEPPATQLGSLSLVQLSDVELLEDGKARVTISLKETTLVVDLEESGAVDICQRISQS
- a CDS encoding CPBP family intramembrane glutamic endopeptidase; the protein is MGETTQQRGGIDAQTDRSGRTRALAIVAGLSVAAVGANTAASFLAVQLQFIGGDGLTFALNLLAVQLSFLVVGVGYLWFRPAITVSVRWPTRDELAVAFAGLVAGLVAVSLSFVSSDVVVPSLELWPHFSAYSGYNASSVTMVLVGAVLSLLVIGPVEEFLFRGVIQGRLRAVFGPVAAIGLASFVFAFFHFYLILLLEVPAAVIAHMLVYYTVMGAIFGVTYERTGTLVVPALVHGAFNAVLFLSAVPFA